One region of Trichoderma breve strain T069 chromosome 7 map unlocalized scaffold00007, whole genome shotgun sequence genomic DNA includes:
- a CDS encoding interferon-induced 6-16 family domain-containing protein: MAPFPIDSSHGLQSLADLFNTLIEWLSQPQILAIIMAWAVTFTAICTLIICLGFGPVGIGAGTLAAAFQSYMYGAFTPAGGIFATLTSMAMLGTLMPAAAILAAVVATGAAILVWALGIGRS; the protein is encoded by the exons ATGGCACCTTTCCCAATCGACTCGAGTCATGGCTTACAGAGCCTGGCCGACCTGTTCAATACACTGATTGAGTGGCTCTCTCAGCCTC AAatccttgccatcatcatggcatgGGCCGTCACATTTACGGCAATCTGTACCCTGATTATCTGCTTGGGTTTCGGCCCAGTTGGGATTGGTGCAG GAACACTCGCTGCTGCATTTCAGtcgtacatgtatggagCCTTTACCCCAGCCGGAGGGATCTTTGCGACGCTCACCAGCATGGCGATGCTGGGTACTTTGATGCCGGCCGCAGCTATTCTGGCTGCTGTGGTTGCCACAGGAGCGGCAATACTCGTATGGGCCTTGGGGATTGGCCGATCATGA
- a CDS encoding short chain dehydrogenase domain-containing protein: MPSYLVTGSSRGLGLGFVTELLKGKDNVVIATARNTAASTGLQELKGKHRDGQLHLIDLDVTNIESIQRAAQETSRLLPGGLDNLISNAGYSDIKEFIDEVNFNLTATLLLLREFIPLVRKSVAKRVLVISSVLGSTELGASMPNLQNAYSTAKAALNMMVRKWSAVLKDQGITTVLLHPGYSAFTEVGNGIEEWMKTYAPNVPRQTIEECAESSMKVLAGITPKDNGLFYNYDGTKLPW, encoded by the exons ATGCCTTCTTATCTTGTCACCGGCTCAAGCCGTGGTCTCGGCCTTGGCTTTGTTACCGAGCTA CTCAAAGGAAAGGACAATGTAGTAATCGCAACTGCGAGAAACACGGCAGCCTCCACTGGTCTTCAAGAGCTTAAGGGCAAGCACCGAGATGGACAGCTGCACCTCATCGATCTGGACGTCACCAACATTGAGAGCATCCAGAGAGCCGCTCAGGAGACGAGCCGTCTGTTGCCAGGAGGCTTAGACAACCTAATCAGCAACGCAGGC TATAGCGACATTAAGGAGTTTATTGACGAGGTAAACTTCAATTTAACTGCCACTCTGCTGCTCTTGCGTGAATTCATTCCATTGGTTCGCAAAAGCGTGGCCAAGAGAGTGCTCGTCATTTCGTCGGTGTTAGGCTCAACTGAGCTTGGCGCGAGCATGCCAAACCTGCAGAATGCATACTCGACTGCCAAAGCTGCTTTAAACAT GATGGTGCGCAAGTGGAGCGCTGTCCTTAAAGACCAGGGCATAACCACCGTTCTGCTTCATCCAG GTTATTCCGCTTTCACTGAGGTTGGAAACGGAATTGAAGAATGGATGAAGACATACGCCCCTAATGTTCCCCGCCAAACCATCGAAGAATGTGCCGAAAGCTCCATGAAAGTGCTCGCCGGCATTACTCCAAAGGATAATGGCCTGTTTTATAATTACGATGGGACAAAACTGCCCTGGTAG
- a CDS encoding nitronate monooxygenase domain-containing protein, with amino-acid sequence MASPQAVSKTILSRYPWVSSPLVVSAPMAVLSSPALATAVSSAGGLGFIGPGIKTQDVATNLEEASQIFLKTQGSPFLSREANTSSLLPVGVAFLLWRDDVNEATSVIEKFKPSAVWLYAPHELEECETWSKKVRSVSPDTQIWIQIGTGAESGGHGRVEDGLGLITLFPEVADALAESGITLIAAGGIADGRGVAAALSLGASGVAMGTRFLASKEARIDQGYQNAVIQATNGAVSTTRTLLYNNLRGEYGWPTPYSPRMIINKTFTDHQLGKPFGELKEMYDEAVQEGDVGWGQQGRRATYAGAAIGLIHEVKSALDIVQDVRKEALAKIQSLHGGGKMSKRQRVLRACDQCRRGKIRCDGKQPCAHCIVYDYECSYDQITKRSRSEPSYYVKALEARLRRAEAVVRIAAPNVNLSDSRLDTADTAQIAAIINQASPQGVLTSRLTPTSSPSETMPIEDSNESFLETMMENFGFLDLDDRGHWDYHGHSSGSIFTQRLQNQFGNLIIPPRSLTKSKPWSKSQRRPEPQTRNTQDTNSNSADNTPISGLPSQEIARKLSQTCFDHACVLMRFVHEPSFWKSFDRIYATTWDQFGDEERIFLPQLYIVLAVGCLFLDDVKPPLEIADYEIVLDQGYRYFELCQDAPPFGLDFIVWVSGNFNALERELRKRVFWAIRNMDIYVSTLLGLPLLVSSDDIDQEYPLEVDDEYITSAGILPMPVGRTSLMMGVSAHTRLVDIIVKVVKYVYPVRHATHLAPSNHTYVVRHSRLREIEKDLESWMKSLPEVLQSRSETSPKLAHMQQMLRIGYAHVQWTLTGDPMDVQPPESVSQENIIHITTEMYNRRLLNGSSWFAVHTIYYAVLTLAYFLLENPGPPATTDGILKDTLEGKNTLAGLAHNSIAVERCACLYSLIEHLPERLNKRKSPTPTNAKSSSVLEAASNLRGKDSMSNRPGAYSLNGSISSASGTVRSTELPVNGHYIPTQQLNHMHAAPDQIFLRFSADDPFAYPSQSPSSLDDDVFRNGVAEASIHLPRDPTMQVYAPMSDEYSLPDGMVPFYNFLGPPSETVYANASYNPSIQ; translated from the exons ATGGCATCACCTCAAGCAGTTTCAAAGACCATTCTCTCCCGCTACCCTTGGGTATCTTCCCCTCTAGTGGTGAGCGCTCCTATGGCAGTTCTATCAAGTCCTGCTCTTGCAACGGCTGTATCCAGCGCTGGTGGACTTGGATTTATTGGTCCGGGAATAAAAACACAAGATGTGGCCACCAACCTTGAAGAGGCGTCACAAATATTTCTCAAAACTCAAGGCTCACCATTCCTTTCTCGAGAGGCGAATACATCGTCTCTGCTTCCTGTTGGGGTGGCATTTCTCCTCTGGCGAGATGATGTTAATGAGGCGACTTCTGTCATTGAAAAGTTCAAGCCGTCTGCCGTGTGGCTCTACGCTCCACACGAGCTGGAAGAGTGTGAAACATGGTCAAAGAAGGTTCGCAGTGTATCTCCCGACACCCAAATATGGATACAGATTGGAACA GGAGCAGAATCCGGTGGCCATGGGAGAGTTGAGGATGGGTTGGGTCTCATCACACTGTTTCCTGAAGTGGCCGATGCATTAGCAGAGAGTGGTATTACTCTGATTGCTGCAGGAGGAATTGCTGATGGGCgaggtgttgctgctgcgctgTCCCTTGGCGCCTCAGGAGTGGCGATGGGAACTAGATTCCTGGCATCAAAGGAAGCCCGTATTGACCAAGGGTACCAGAACGCGGTTATCCAAGCAACTAACGGTGCAGTATCGACAACACGAACCTTGCTTTACAACAACCTCCGAGGAGAATATGGGTGGCCTACGCCATACAGTCCCAGGATGATTATCAACAAAACTTTCACAGACCACCAATTAGGAAAGCCATTTGGAGAGCTGAAAGAGATGTATGACGAGGCAGTCCAAGAAGGGGACGTGGGATGGGGACAGCAGGGAAGACGAGCTACCTACGCGGGAGCAGCTATTGGATTGATACACGAGGTCAAATCAGCGTTAGATATTGTGCAAGACGTCCGAAAGGAAGCATTGGCGAAAATCCAGTCGCTGCACGGGGGTGGGAA GATGTCAAAGAGGCAGAGGGTGCTCCGCGCCTGCGATCAATGTCGCCGGGGAAAGATTAGGTGCGACGGAAAGCAGCCCTGTGCTCATTGTATTGTCTATGACTACG AATGCTCCTATGATCAGATAACAAAGCGCAGCCGTAGTGAACCATCATACTACGTAAAGGCATTGGAGGCTCGGCTTCGCAGAGCAGAAGCTGTCGTCCGAATCGCGGCACCTAACGTGAATCTCAGTGATTCTCGTCTAGACACCGCAGATACAGCACAAATTGCAGCCATAATAAACCAAGCATCCCCTCAAGGTGTCTTGACGTCTCGCTTAACGCCGACCTCAAGTCCGAGTGAAACGATGCCTATCGAAGATTCCAACGAATCCTTTCTCGAAACAATGATGGAAAATTTTGGGTTTCTAGATCTGGACGACAGAGGGCATTGGGATTACCATGGTCATTCTTCGGGAAGCATTTTCACACAGCGCTTGCAGAACCAGTTCGGGAACTTGATCATTCCTCCTCGCTCTTTAACTAAGTCAAAACCTTGGTCAAAGTCTCAGAGGCGACCTGAGCCTCAGACAAGAAATACTCAAGACACAAATAGCAACAGCGCCGACAACACTCCGATTTCTGGGTTGCCTTCACAAGAGATTGCACGAAAGCTCAGCCAGACCTGTTTTGACCACGCGTGTGTCCTCATGCGCTTCGTCCACGAACCGTCTTTCTGGAAAAGCTTTGATCGTATTTATGCAACCACGTGGGATCAGTTTGGCGATGAAGAGCGTATATTTCTGCCCCAGTTATATATCGTCTTAGCTGTCGGATGCCTTTTCTTAGATGATGTCAAGCCACCATTAGAAATTGCTGATTATGAGATTGTCCTCGACCAAGG GTACCGATACTTTGAGCTGTGCCAAGA CGCGCCGCCCTTCGGCTTGGACTTCATCGTTTGGGTATCGGGAAACTTCAACGCCCTCGAACGCGAACTCAGAAAACGTGTATTCTGGGCCATTCGGAACATGGATATATACGTTAGCACGCTGCTCGGCCTACCTCTGCTGGTGAGCAGCGACGACATTGACCAAGAATATCCGCTGGAAGTAGATGATGAATACATCACTTCAGCCGGTATCTTACCAATGCCCGTTGGTCGAACATCGTTAATGATGGGTGTGAGTGCCCACACCCGACTAGTAGACATTATCGTCAAAGTGGTCAAATATGTTTACCCCGTTCGCCATGCCACACACTTGGCACCGTCCAATCATACGTATGTGGTTCGTCATTCTAGATTGCGAGAGATTGAGAAGGATCTGGAATcctggatgaagagcttgccTGAGGTTTTGCAATCGCGCAGTGAAACTTCCCCTAAATTGGCTCA TATGCAACAAATGCTCCGGATAGGATATGCTCATGTGCAATGG ACATTGACAGGCGATCCTATGGATGTGCAACCGCCTGAATCAGTGTCTCAAGAAAATATTATCCACATTACGACGGAGATGTACAACAGACGTCTTCTGAACGGCTCTTCCTGGTTTGCGGTACACACGATCTACTATGCGGTTCTTACATTGGCCTATTTTTTACTTGAGAATCCTGGACCTCCAGCGACTACAGATGGTATTCTTAAAGACACACTGGAAGGGAAGAATACACTGGCGGGATTGGCTCATAACAGCATAGCTGTAGAAAGATGTGCCTGTCTCTAT TCTCTTATCGAGCATCTTCCAGAGAGACTAAACAAGCGCAAAAGTCCAACGCCTACGAATGCGAAAAGCTCCTCAGTGCTAGAAGCAGCCTCAAACTTGAGAGGAAAAGATTCAATGTCTAATCGGCCGGGTGCATACTCCTTGAATGGATCAATCAGCTCAGCTTCTGGTACCGTCCGATCGACTGAATTGCCTGTGAACGGACATTACATCCCAACACAGCAACTAAATCACATGCATGCGGCGCCAGATCAGATATTTCTACGATTCTCAGCAGATGACCCGTTCGCTTACCCAAGCCaatcaccttcttctcttgaCGACGATGTGTTTCGAAATGGGGTAGCTGAAGCGTCAATACACCTTCCAAGAGATCCTACCATGCAGGTTTACGCCCCAATGTCAGATGAATATTCCCTTCCGGATGGCATGGTTCCGTTTTACAACTTCCTAGGCCCTCCATCCGAGACGGTTTACGCCAATGCTTCATACAATCCCTCTATCCAATGA
- a CDS encoding major facilitator superfamily domain-containing protein translates to MASEVYDGTKDRETTPPNTIPMTTDKQPTEDLEFDTGVKAWLQVLGAFFLWFNSWGLINTFGVFQTFYEQSILSHHSPSAIAWIGSLQSHLLMSVSVITGPLFDLGYFPILVPFGSFMVVLGYMMTSLSTKYYQIMLAQGLCVGIGTGGLFVPSVALLPQYFRQKRALANGIAATGASIGGVIYPIIFYKLQQSAGFPWATRALGFVCLATSSVSIAFMRVCVQPSTKRALLQLSAFKDPQYTLFCFAMFFGFLGFYNFLSFVQPWAFDQGIASENLSFYLLPILNAASTFGRVTPNFLADHVGPLNMLAPAAGITALLAYCWIAVNSTSGIIVLSIFYGFFSGGFVSLPPVVMTALTKDLRDLGTRLGMFFAVVSLALLVGTPIGGGILTGSNSYLGVQVFCGSCLAVCFIITCSIRLLRSGFTLRYRT, encoded by the exons ATGGCATCTGAAGTATACGATGGCACAAAAGACCGCGAAACAACGCCCCCAAACACCATCCCCATGACCACAGACAAACAACCCACCGAAGACCTCGAATTCGACACCGGCGTAAAAGCCTGGCTCCAAGTCCTAGGCGCCTTTTTCCTCTGGTTCAACTCCTG GGGCCTCATCAACACCTTCGGCGTCTTCCAAACCTTCTACGAAcaatccatcctctcccaccACTCCCCCTCCGCAATCGCCTGGATCGGCTCCCTCCAATCCCACCTCCTCATGTCCGTCAGCGTAATCACCGGCCCCCTCTTCGACCTGGGCTACTTCCCCATCCTCGTCCCCTTCGGCAGCTTCATGGTCGTCCTCGGCTACATGATGACCTCCCTCTCCACCAAGTACTACCAAATTATGCTCGCCCAGGGCCTCTGCGTCGGCATCGGCACCGGCGGCCTCTTCGTCCCCTCCGtcgccctcctcccccaATATTTCCGCCAAAAACGCGCCTTAGCAAACGGCATCGCCGCCACTGGAGCCAGCATCGGCGGCGTCATCTACCCCATCATCTTCTACAAGCTCCAACAATCCGCCGGTTTCCCCTGGGCAACCCGCGCCCTCGGCTTCGTCTGCCTCGCCACCTCTTCAGTCTCCATCGCATTCATGCGCGTCTGCGTCCAACCAAGCACGAAACGCGCTCTCCTCCAACTCTCCGCCTTCAAAGACCCTCAATATACTCTATTCTGTTTCGCCATGTTCTTCGGCTTCCTAGGTTTCTACAACTTCCTCAGCTTCGTCCAACCCTGGGCTTTTGACCAAGGCATCGCATCCGAAAACCTCAGCTTCTACCTCCTCCCAATCCTCAACGCCGCCTCGACATTTGGCCGTGTCACACCAAATTTTCTAGCCGACCATGTCGGCCCTCTCAATATGCTCGCCCCTGCAGCTGGCATCACGGCTCTGTTAGCATACTGCTGGATTGCCGTAAACTCAACATccggcatcatcgtcctGTCCATCTTTTACGGTTTCTTTTCCGGAGGCTTCGTGTCCCTTCCTCCAGTCGTCATGACAGCTTTGACAAAGGATCTCAGAGACTTGGGAACTCGCCTCGGCATGTTCTTTGCAGTCGTGTCGCTAGCATTGCTGGTTGGCACACCAATTGGCGGTGGAATCCTCACAGGCTCAAACAGCTACCTCGGCGTTCAAGTATTTTGTGGCAGCTGTCTTGCAGTCTGCTTTATCATTACGTGCTCTATCAGACTCTTACGCAGCGGTTTCACACTCCGTTACCGAACATGA
- a CDS encoding chromo (CHRromatin organization MOdifier) domain-containing protein — MLFDPDFWDRCLAGRGMAPLPRSANPKGKPALDKPFAKPSTKSRIVIPLASKPADYVPGSGPPLQPVSLLLPGDSTAYIAERLLLPSPGLAPNGRPLPKRMMYLVGWRDLPAASKLVPAMQVLDYVSPRTLEDFEERLEQELDNEREKLEAELKSDLAAPQKVKKKRGRPPAHSQIESAVVAEPETVAQAKSRHKPGAMSLSTPKKPRLEEFEWLEEEEGNPSRQIAEEQFQSLHGYLPLEYEMSEDTESPLPSEAPEVMRNDSQVDTVPMKIKQPKVPPKPSSIIRLSTPPRVSNGGQTLVKTHNSPQPNPNFKQSSQIQQGPELSSFIPAGESTIPNPPMVIASEEGKAAAGNPAAAKPKTSKKRPRSEDETPKAEPQGENQGETDWVVERIEDVEYYEVDGRGIVRYFKVSWEGDWPPDQKRTWEPEENIPANLVRNFFKISKSKRKIIAKSGTGKQSNSAKELSKPKQTGPKNGISKPSSHKRGSLKQSKLTWPGICRKYSSVSEAFAGDQDSLDMMDEGYDGEEDELAGDGHDEFFVVTEGGENELQNQSVWPTANAVSTALGVFRGFQ; from the coding sequence ATGCTCTTCGATCCCGATTTCTGGGATCGCTGCCTCGCTGGCCGGGGCATGGCGCCGTTGCCTCGATCAGCCAATCCAAAGGGCAAACCAGCTCTCGATAAGCCCTTTGCAAAGCCCTCTACAAAATCGCGAATCGTCATCCCTCTCGCCTCAAAACCTGCCGACTACGTCCCGGGCAGCGGGCCGCCGTTGCAACCGGTATCGTTACTTCTTCCCGGCGACTCTACTGCCTACATCGCCGAGCGCCTTTTGCTTCCCTCGCCTGGACTTGCGCCCAATGGACGGCCTCTACCGAAACGGATGATGTACCTCGTTGGGTGGCGCGACCTTCCGGCTGCGAGCAAGCTGGTTCCGGCCATGCAGGTCCTGGATTATGTCTCCCCGCGAACCCTCGAGGACTTTGAAGAACGGTTGGAGCAGGAGTTGGACAACGAAAGGGAGAAATTGGAAGCAGAGCTCAAGTCAGACCTGGCGGCGCCGcaaaaggtgaagaagaagagaggaagacCGCCGGCGCACAGCCAGATAGAGTCTGCAGTTGTCGCTGAGCCGGAAACCGTCGCCCAGGCAAAGTCACGGCATAAGCCGGGCGCCATGAGTCTCTCGACCCCCAAAAAGCCAAGATTGGAGGAGTTTGAGtggttggaggaggaagaaggaaaccCGTCACGACAGATTGCTGAGGAGCAGTTTCAGAGCTTGCATGGCTACCTACCCTTGGAGTATGAAATGTCCGAAGACACAGAAAGCCCTCTACCTAGCGAAGCACCGGAAGTCATGCGAAATGATTCGCAAGTAGACACTGTTCCTATGAAAATAAAGCAGCCAAAAGTACCACCTAAACCATCATCGATTATACGACTCAGCACACCACCAAGGGTAAGCAACGGAGGACAGACGTTGGTCAAAACGCACAACTCACCGCAGCCCAACCCAAACTTCAAACAGAGCAGTCAAATTCAGCAAGGGCCGGAGCTATCATCATTTATACCAGCGGGAGAGAGCACGATACCGAATCCCCCAATGGTGATTGCCAGTGAAGAGGGCAAGGCAGCTGCGGGcaatccagcagcagccaaaccAAAGACATCGAAGAAAAGGCCCAGGTCTGAAGATGAAACACCAAAGGCCGAGCCTCAAGGAGAAAACCAAGGGGAAACTGACTGGGTTGTGGAGAGAATTGAAGACGTCGAATATTACGAGGTAGATGGCCGTGGCATAGTGCGATACTTTAAAGTCAGTTGGGAAGGTGATTGGCCACCGGACCAAAAGAGAACATGGGAGCCCGAAGAAAACATCCCGGCGAACCTTGTGCGGAACTTCTTCAAGATATCCAAAAGCAAACGGAAAATCATAGCCAAATCGGGCACAGGCAAACAGAGCAATTCCGCCAAGGAACTGAGCAAACCCAAACAAACTGGCCCCAAGAACGGCATCTCCAAACCGAGCAGCCACAAACGGGGCTCTTTGAAGCAATCAAAACTGACGTGGCCCGGAATCTGCAGAAAGTATAGCAGCGTTAGTGAGGCTTTTGCGGGGGACCAAGACAGCCTCGATATGATGGATGAGGGCTAtgacggcgaagaagacgagctcGCTGGAGATGGGCATGACGAATTCTTTGTCGTCACAGAAGGGGGCGAGAATGAGCTGCAGAATCAGAGTGTTTGGCCGACTGCTAACGCTGTATCGACTGCACTCGGCGTATTTCGGGGGTTTCAATGA
- a CDS encoding mitochondrial import protein pam17 domain-containing protein, translated as MSSSLKTLCMRIPAAPSSLVRCCPRASFSPARTHPGAFALTKSLARANHSLSVSSSISKPSPSALSSTRPSIVSLVARGSSSSPTSSSSVRLYSSSSSTTSAATGSGSSSSSVPALDWNSFFKLRLRRRRIQLLFSVVTGLIGGAAGTIFLAEGFAEPLIAQIPLDPFFTLGIMTMACAGLGWLIGPTLGNQVFYIINRRFKTQMMQKEGEFFARVKRHRADPTNSSAGNPVPDFYGEKIQSVAGYRRWLKDQRAFNKKKSASFV; from the exons ATGTCTTCGTCGCTGAAAACGCTGTGCATGCGCATCCCCGCAGCGCCCAGCAGCCTCGTGCGATGCTGTCCTAGAGCTTCATTCTCGCCTGCGCGCACCCACCCCGGCGCCTTTGCGCTGACAAAATCCCTTGCGCGCGCAAACCACagcctctccgtctccagctCAATCTCAAAACCCAGCCCCAGCGCCCTCTCAAGCACGCGACCGTCCATCGTCAGCCTCGTCGCAAgaggctcctcctcctcccccacctcatcgtcatcggtCCGGCTCtactccagctccagctcgacCACCTCAGCCGCGaccggctccggctcctcctcctcctccgtccCGGCCCTCGACTGGAactccttcttcaagctccgcctccgccgccggcgcatccagctgctcttctccgtcgTCACGGGCCTCATCGGCGGCGCGGCCGGCACCATCTTTTTAGCCGAGGGCTTTGCCGAGCCGCTCATTGCGCAGATCCCGCTCGATCCCTTCTTCACCCTGGGCATCATGACCATGGCCTGTGCCGGCCTGGGCTGGCTGATTGGGCCGACGCTGGGCAACCAGGTGTTTTACATCATCAACCGGCGCTTCAAGACCCAGATGATGCAGAAGGAGGGCGAATTCTTTGCACGTGTCAAGAGGCACCGCGCCGACCCGACAAACTCGAGCGCGGGCAACCCAG TCCCCGATTTCTACGGCGAAAAGATCCAGAGCGTCGCCGGATACCGAAGATGGCTCAAGGACCAGCGAGCattcaacaagaagaagtcggcCTCCTTCGTCTAA
- a CDS encoding thiF family domain-containing protein encodes MDTIEALKREIEEKEAELVQLRARLVEAEKLEVGSDRDGVEGEWKWPLEERDYERYSRQMIVPNFGLQGQLNIKHAKVLLVGAGGLGCPAAAYLAGAGVGTLGLVDGDAVEVSNLHRQVVHATSRVGMMKVDSAVAYLKGLNPTITYHAHTTHLTPQNAEEIVSQYDLVLDCTDHPTSRYLISDICVLLSKPLISASAFQTSGQLIVLNNPPGKGPCYRCVFPKPPPPESVVGCGEGGIIGPVVGVMGVLQALEAIKLLVRGDHLKSRAGDGEDVRQVGMLLFSAMGDVPFRTVRMRGKRKGCFACAGDDSALTLNELKTSMDYIQFCGVNQPVKLLQPEERISVAEYEQISRANKTHLLLDVREKEHFGLSNIPGSINIPISRFTAHRGEGSELSDLIPTDVPPNAPIYIVCRVGNDSQIAAKKLKDLGADRNGQRFIGDILGGLQAWKTTVDPSLPFI; translated from the exons ATGGATACAATAGAGGCCTTGAAAAGggagattgaggagaaggaggctgagctggTGCAGTTGCGCGCGCGGCTTGTCGAAGCTGAAAAGCTGGAAGTTGGGAGTGACAGGGATGGTGTCGAGGGAGAGTGGAAGTGGCCGCTTGAGGAGAGAGATTATGAGAGGTATAGCAGACAGATGATTGTGCCCAATTTTGGCCTCCAAG GCCAGCTGAATATTAAGCATGCCAAggtcctcctcgtcggcgcTGGTGGCCTGGGATGTCCCGCGGCGGCATATctcgctggcgctggtgtCGGGACGTTGGGTCTTGTGGATGGCGATGCGGTGGAGGTGTCGAATTTGCATCGGCAAGTTGTTCATGCGACGAGCAGAGTTGGGATGATGAAGGTTGACAGCGCTGTGGCGTATCTCAAGGG ACTGAACCCTACCATTACGTATCATGCTCATACTACACATCTCACGCCTCAGAACGCCGAGGAGATCGTCTCCCAGTACGACCTCGTTCTCGACTGCACGGATCATCCCACCTCGCGCTATCTCATCTCCGACATTTGCGTTCTTCTTTCCAAGCCTCTCATCTCTGCTTCTGCGTTTCAAACTTCGGGCCAGCTCATTGTGCTCAACAATCCTCCCGGCAAGGGCCCCTGCTACCGCTGCGTCTTCCCGAAGCCTCCTCCCCCAGAGAGTGTTGTTGGATGTGGCGAGGGAGGTATTATTGGCCCTGTGGTGGGCGTCATGGGCGTGTTACAGGCATTGGAAGCGATTAAGTTGCTTGTAAGGGGGGATCACTTGAAGTCTCGCgctggagatggggaagACGTGCGACAGGTGGGGATGCTGCTTTTCAGTGCCATGGGCGATGTGCCGTTTCGGACGGTCAGGATGAGGGGTAAGAGGAAGGGGTGCTTTGCTTGCGCGGGAGATGATTCGGCATTGACGCTGAACGAGCTTAAGACTTCGATGGATTATATCCAGTTCTGCGGCGTCAATCAACCTGTGAAGCTGCTTCAGCCAGAGGAGCGCATTTCAGTGGCGGAGTACGAGCAGATATCTCGAGCGAACAAGACTCATCTCTTGCTCGATgtgagagaaaaggaacaTTTTGGCTTGTCTAATATTCCTGGTTCCATCAACATTCCCATCAGTCGGTTTACGGCTCACCGCGGGGAAGGGTCAGAGTTATCCGATTTGATACCAACGGATGTGCCCCCTAATGCGCCGATATATATAGTGTGCCGCGTGGGCAATGATTCACAGATTgcagcgaagaagctgaaagaTTTAGGGGCGGACCGTAACGGACAGCGTTTCATCGGGGATATCTTGGGTGGACTACAGGCTTGGAAGACTACTGTCGATCCAAGCTTGCCATTTATATGA
- a CDS encoding ribosome biogenesis protein SLX9 domain-containing protein, translated as MAPQKPSATALRHARITNSIHPLAPQKTFRQNASTTDSFLSSKRDKRTIKHSSFVSRISSSSRISKSSKPRRGRGAKKSATLNSLDSLADALPELADGEGAAEILDGKIKHQSLRSKKGALKRKERLLKGEMARFGVSMAQLSHLPAQTQSAVPEAEKPSVASLPVSSAPTSASAASNRWAALRGYISATMEQNPAFVNKE; from the exons ATG GCCCCCCAAAAACCATCCGCCACCGCCCTCCGCCACGCCCGCATCACAAACTCCATCCACCCCCTCGCCCCCCAAAAGACCTTCCGCCAAAACGCCTCCACAACAGACtccttcctctcctccaagcGCGACAAGCGCACCATCAAGCACTCCTCCTTCGTCTCCcgcatctcctcctcctcacgcatctccaaatcctcAAAGCCCCGCCGGGGCCGCGGCGCAAAGAAGTCCGCAACACTCAACTCCCTCGACAGCCTCGCCGATGCGCTGCCCGAACTCGCCGACGGAGAGGGCGCCGCCGAGATTCTAGATGGAAAGATTAAGCACCAGAGCTTGCGCAGCAAAAAGGGCGcgctgaagaggaaggagagGCTGTTGAAGGGCGAGATGGCGAGGTTTGGCGTGAGCATGGCGCAGTTGTCGCATTTGCCTGCGCAGACGCAGAGTGCGGTTCCAGAGGCTGAGAAGCCTTCGGTGGCTTCTTTGCCGGTATCTAGTGCTCCGACGTCAGCTTCGGCGGCGTCGAATAGATGGGCTGCGCTGAGGGGATACATTTCTGCTACGATGGAGCAAAACCCGGCGTTTGTGAACAAGGAGTAG